The Nitrosospira lacus genome window below encodes:
- a CDS encoding chorismate--pyruvate lyase family protein, whose product MNAAELSPWYPAPSSLSPRERGWLQNRGSLTQLIQQRCRGEFRVKPVFQSLATVCGDELAVMNLRRNELALVREVYLYCGNTPVVFAHSVLARKDLRGAWRGLSGLGNRSLGTVLFTNPVVRRTPLRFRKLNSAHPLFRRACKNLQTKPFGLWARRSLFSLRGQSILVTEVFLPSILELSL is encoded by the coding sequence ATGAATGCCGCCGAGTTATCCCCATGGTATCCCGCACCCTCCTCCTTATCGCCCCGCGAGCGCGGCTGGTTGCAGAATCGTGGTTCCCTGACCCAGCTTATTCAACAGCGCTGCCGCGGCGAATTTCGCGTAAAACCGGTGTTCCAGTCGCTGGCCACGGTGTGCGGGGATGAACTTGCCGTGATGAACCTGCGTCGAAACGAGCTGGCGCTAGTGCGGGAGGTCTATTTGTATTGCGGCAACACGCCCGTGGTATTTGCGCATTCGGTGCTGGCAAGAAAAGATCTTCGCGGTGCATGGCGTGGGTTGAGCGGCCTGGGCAACCGGTCGCTGGGTACCGTATTGTTCACGAACCCCGTGGTTAGACGCACGCCGCTTCGATTCCGGAAGCTGAATTCAGCGCATCCACTTTTCCGCCGTGCCTGTAAGAATTTGCAGACAAAGCCCTTTGGCTTATGGGCACGCCGTTCCCTGTTCAGCTTGCGGGGGCAATCCATACTCGTCACCGAAGTATTTCTTCCTTCCATTCTGGAGCTGTCGTTGTGA
- the ubiA gene encoding 4-hydroxybenzoate octaprenyltransferase — MTLTQRLGHYERLMRLDKPIGILLLLWPTLWGLWLAAGGVPSMTILVIFILGTVLMRSAGCVVNDYADRNFDGHVERTRNRPLATRVVSTKEALLLAAGLSLCAFLLILPLNRLTIELSVFGLFLAASYPFTKRFFAMPQAYLGIAFSFGIPMAFAAQTGEVPFIAWILMAANLLWVIAYDTEYAMVDKVDDLKIGIKTSAITFGRFDVLGVMLCHAIFLGTMTIVGMIQKLGVIYYASLAIALGLMIYQYRLIHDRDRGRCFKAFLHNNWVGATIFAGIALDYLIGNLP, encoded by the coding sequence GTGACACTCACTCAACGCCTCGGCCATTATGAAAGGTTGATGCGGCTGGACAAGCCCATCGGCATTCTGCTGCTGCTGTGGCCGACACTATGGGGCTTATGGCTTGCCGCAGGCGGCGTGCCCAGCATGACGATCCTGGTGATATTCATATTGGGTACAGTGCTGATGCGCTCCGCTGGTTGTGTCGTCAATGATTATGCCGATCGCAATTTTGATGGGCATGTCGAACGCACCAGAAACCGTCCGCTGGCAACGCGCGTGGTGAGCACGAAGGAGGCGCTGCTGCTGGCAGCCGGATTAAGCCTGTGCGCATTTCTGCTGATACTGCCGTTGAACCGCCTTACCATTGAGCTGTCGGTGTTCGGGTTATTTCTGGCCGCAAGCTATCCCTTCACCAAGCGCTTCTTCGCGATGCCGCAAGCCTATCTCGGCATTGCTTTCAGCTTCGGCATTCCGATGGCATTCGCCGCGCAGACCGGCGAGGTGCCATTCATTGCCTGGATATTGATGGCGGCCAATCTGCTCTGGGTGATCGCCTACGATACCGAGTATGCGATGGTGGATAAAGTGGACGACCTCAAGATCGGCATCAAGACTTCCGCCATTACTTTCGGCCGTTTCGATGTCCTGGGCGTGATGCTATGCCACGCCATTTTCCTGGGCACGATGACCATCGTGGGGATGATCCAGAAGCTGGGTGTCATATATTATGCGAGTCTGGCGATTGCGCTGGGGCTGATGATTTATCAATACCGCCTGATTCACGATCGTGACCGGGGGCGCTGCTTCAAGGCTTTTTTGCACAACAACTGGGTCGGCGCAACGATATTTGCCGGCATCGCGCTTGATTATCTGATAGGCAACCTCCCATGA
- the ubiD gene encoding 4-hydroxy-3-polyprenylbenzoate decarboxylase yields the protein MKYKDLRDFIAQLESQGELKRITAEIDPHLEMTEICDRVLKAGGPAILFEKPKGHTIPVLGNLFGTPRRVAMGMGQESVEALREVGKLLAYLKEPDPPKGLRDAWEKFPVLKQVLNMAPKELSRAPCQDIVWEGKDVDLGRLPIQTCWPGDAGPLITWGLTVTRGPHKTRQNLGIYRQQVIGPNKLIMRWLAHRGGALDFRDFCLATPGKSYPLAVALGADPATILGAVTPVPDSLSEYQFAGLLRGAKTEIVKCLSHDLQVPASAEIVLEGYIHPGETALEGPFGDHTGYYNEQETFPVFTVERITMRRDPIYHSTYTGKPPDEPAILGVALNEVFVPLLQKQFTEIVDFYLPPEGCSYRMAVVSMKKQYAGHAKRVMFGVWSFLRQFMYTKFIIVTDDDVNIRDWKEVIWAITTRVDPARDILIVENTPIDYLDFASPVSGLGGKMGLDATNKWPGETNREWGTPIVMEARVKGRVDEIWKNLGL from the coding sequence ATGAAATACAAGGACCTGCGCGATTTTATCGCCCAACTGGAAAGCCAGGGCGAACTGAAACGCATCACGGCGGAGATCGATCCCCACCTGGAAATGACCGAAATCTGTGATCGGGTATTGAAAGCGGGCGGCCCGGCAATTCTGTTTGAAAAACCCAAGGGTCATACCATTCCCGTACTGGGGAACCTGTTCGGTACGCCGCGGCGCGTGGCAATGGGCATGGGGCAGGAGTCGGTGGAAGCCCTGCGCGAAGTAGGAAAACTTCTTGCCTATCTGAAAGAACCCGATCCACCCAAAGGCTTGAGAGATGCGTGGGAAAAATTTCCCGTGCTGAAGCAGGTGCTCAACATGGCGCCGAAGGAGCTTTCGCGTGCGCCGTGCCAGGACATCGTATGGGAAGGAAAAGACGTGGACCTCGGCAGGTTGCCGATCCAGACTTGCTGGCCGGGCGATGCGGGGCCGCTGATCACATGGGGGTTGACCGTCACCCGAGGTCCGCACAAGACACGGCAGAACCTGGGTATCTACCGGCAGCAGGTGATCGGGCCGAATAAGCTGATCATGCGCTGGCTGGCTCATCGTGGCGGCGCGCTGGATTTTCGCGATTTCTGTCTGGCCACTCCGGGGAAATCCTATCCGCTGGCGGTGGCGCTGGGAGCCGATCCGGCAACCATACTCGGCGCGGTGACGCCGGTGCCGGACAGCTTGAGCGAATACCAGTTCGCCGGATTATTGCGCGGTGCGAAAACCGAGATCGTCAAATGCCTGAGTCATGATTTGCAGGTTCCGGCCAGCGCGGAAATCGTGCTGGAAGGCTATATCCATCCCGGCGAAACAGCACTTGAAGGCCCCTTCGGCGATCACACCGGCTATTACAACGAGCAGGAGACTTTCCCGGTATTCACGGTCGAGCGCATCACCATGCGGCGCGATCCGATCTATCACTCCACCTACACCGGCAAGCCGCCGGATGAGCCCGCGATACTGGGTGTGGCGCTGAATGAAGTGTTCGTACCGCTGCTGCAAAAGCAGTTCACGGAAATCGTCGATTTTTATCTGCCGCCGGAAGGCTGTTCCTATCGCATGGCGGTGGTGAGCATGAAAAAGCAGTACGCAGGCCATGCCAAGCGCGTCATGTTTGGCGTGTGGAGTTTCCTGCGGCAATTCATGTATACCAAATTCATCATCGTCACCGACGATGATGTGAACATCCGTGACTGGAAGGAAGTCATCTGGGCCATCACCACGCGCGTCGATCCCGCGCGAGACATCCTGATCGTGGAAAATACGCCAATCGATTATCTCGACTTCGCCAGTCCAGTCTCCGGCCTGGGCGGAAAAATGGGACTGGACGCCACCAACAAGTGGCCGGGAGAGACTAATCGGGAATGGGGTACGCCGATTGTGATGGAGGCGAGGGTGAAGGGGCGGGTGGATGAGATTTGGAAGAACTTAGGATTGTGA
- a CDS encoding winged helix-turn-helix domain-containing protein yields the protein MLPLLRLAGDAQEHRFRDAVEQLAVEFGISDEERSAMLPSGTAPLFDNRVGWARTYLKQAALIESRKRGVFRITPTGAELLSKNPSPLLSHNLSLP from the coding sequence ATGCTCCCTCTTCTACGCCTTGCCGGGGATGCACAAGAACATCGCTTTCGCGACGCCGTAGAGCAGTTAGCTGTCGAATTTGGAATTTCCGATGAGGAACGAAGCGCAATGCTCCCAAGTGGAACGGCACCGCTATTCGACAATCGCGTTGGTTGGGCTAGAACTTACTTAAAACAGGCAGCTTTAATCGAGTCAAGAAAACGTGGTGTCTTTCGCATTACGCCCACAGGCGCAGAACTTCTATCAAAGAACCCAAGCCCACTGCTGTCCCACAATTTGTCATTACCATAA
- a CDS encoding IS4 family transposase: protein MAHCNTVFLQLLKIVGRHEFEAIASLHHQGQRLRKTSRWAQFVAMVFAQLSGRQSLRDIETNLQAQRQHSYHLGSAPISRSSLARLNNQQPASCYEALFYRLYERCLKRAPKHGFRFKNPLYALDASLIDLSLKLFPWSHYALGKGAMKLQVGLDLRGNLPAFATLTESRKADSECAKLLALPKGSIVVCDRGYNDYSWYKLLTGQGVFYVTRQRGNATYEVIERCAVPVHSSVISDAVIRFNSYRSCQKELPNVRQVVYQDAQTQREYIFITNHFKLSAQTIAAIYKQRWQVELFFKWIKQNLKIKSFLGTSKNAVMTQIWIAMCVYLLLAFIKFSHQVAISQQQILRLLALNLFAKRDLIRLIKTEPPPGDHQPIQGALW, encoded by the coding sequence ATGGCGCATTGTAATACAGTCTTCTTGCAACTGCTTAAAATTGTTGGCAGACATGAATTTGAAGCGATCGCTTCTTTGCATCACCAAGGCCAGAGGTTGCGCAAGACCAGCCGCTGGGCACAGTTTGTTGCCATGGTATTTGCACAGTTGAGCGGGCGGCAGAGTTTGCGTGATATTGAAACCAACCTGCAAGCACAACGCCAGCACAGCTATCACTTGGGCAGCGCGCCCATTTCCCGGTCCAGTCTGGCACGCCTGAATAACCAGCAACCCGCTAGTTGTTACGAAGCGCTGTTTTACCGTCTGTATGAGCGCTGCCTCAAGCGGGCACCCAAGCACGGCTTCCGCTTTAAGAATCCGCTTTATGCGCTGGATGCTTCTCTCATTGATCTATCGCTCAAGCTTTTTCCCTGGTCGCATTACGCGTTGGGAAAAGGCGCCATGAAGTTACAGGTTGGACTGGATTTAAGAGGCAATCTGCCCGCATTTGCCACCCTCACGGAAAGCAGGAAGGCGGATAGCGAGTGCGCCAAACTGCTTGCCTTGCCCAAAGGCAGTATTGTGGTATGTGATCGCGGCTACAATGATTATTCCTGGTACAAGTTACTGACCGGGCAGGGGGTCTTTTACGTCACCCGACAACGGGGCAACGCCACTTATGAAGTTATTGAACGGTGTGCCGTTCCTGTTCATTCGAGCGTCATCAGTGATGCAGTCATTCGCTTCAATTCGTACCGCTCGTGCCAGAAGGAGCTGCCCAACGTGCGCCAAGTGGTCTACCAGGATGCGCAAACACAACGGGAATACATCTTTATCACCAACCATTTCAAGCTGTCCGCGCAAACCATTGCTGCCATTTATAAGCAGCGCTGGCAAGTGGAGTTGTTTTTTAAATGGATCAAGCAAAATCTCAAGATCAAATCGTTTTTGGGCACCAGCAAAAATGCCGTGATGACCCAAATCTGGATTGCCATGTGCGTCTATTTGCTGTTGGCATTCATCAAATTCAGTCATCAAGTGGCAATATCTCAGCAACAAATCCTGAGGCTGCTCGCACTTAACCTGTTTGCAAAACGGGACCTGATTAGGCTGATCAAGACTGAACCGCCGCCGGGTGATCATCAACCCATCCAGGGAGCTTTATGGTAA
- a CDS encoding restriction endonuclease, whose product MRHGLDSFVFQRVVEKLIVNQQRIFRPFLAVLWDSSDPSQIDNSTLEQFPEYLAFKLRRNEEKPIIISVTNESNAKSYPQLIELPDSTPEELFSQAYQRLRSNLEAELLEQVKSASPAFFERLVIDLLVTMDYGGSRQDAGRAIGRSGDGGIDGIIKEDKLGLDVIYVQAKRWESTVGRPDIQKFAGALQGQRANKGVFITTSDFSREAEEYTNIISSKIILITGKQLAKLMVDHNVGVSAISKFELKRIDSDYFEGENV is encoded by the coding sequence ATGCGCCATGGCTTGGATTCCTTTGTCTTTCAAAGAGTTGTCGAGAAACTCATTGTAAATCAACAAAGGATATTCAGGCCTTTTTTAGCGGTTTTGTGGGACAGCAGTGACCCAAGCCAAATTGATAATTCCACCCTCGAACAATTTCCAGAATACCTGGCTTTTAAGCTGCGCAGGAACGAAGAAAAACCAATAATCATCTCAGTTACTAACGAATCTAACGCTAAGTCATACCCTCAACTAATCGAACTCCCAGATTCCACTCCTGAAGAACTTTTCTCCCAAGCTTACCAACGTTTACGCAGCAACCTTGAGGCAGAATTGCTAGAGCAAGTCAAATCTGCATCTCCCGCCTTTTTCGAACGACTAGTTATCGATCTTCTCGTAACAATGGACTACGGAGGTTCCCGCCAAGATGCAGGCCGGGCTATCGGCAGAAGTGGCGATGGCGGAATTGATGGCATCATCAAGGAAGACAAACTGGGCTTAGACGTAATATATGTGCAGGCAAAGCGCTGGGAGAGCACCGTTGGCCGTCCAGATATTCAGAAGTTCGCGGGAGCGCTTCAAGGACAACGTGCAAATAAGGGTGTATTCATTACAACTTCCGACTTTTCAAGGGAAGCAGAGGAATATACAAACATTATCTCTTCAAAAATCATCCTCATCACTGGTAAACAGTTGGCAAAACTCATGGTAGATCATAATGTTGGTGTGTCAGCCATAAGCAAGTTTGAGCTTAAACGTATCGACTCCGATTACTTTGAGGGGGAAAATGTGTAA
- a CDS encoding OB-fold nucleic acid binding domain-containing protein, whose product MFFFFLFFYGASQLIQDAQRHGVQIKPVDITISGWDCTLEEQMTKTSRPAPPNVRLGLSRVKGIGLKAATRIVEARKTASFESTADLANRASLNATEIRALASADALCALAGHRREALWAAASHIRQSDLMREAPVKETLPTIAAAPEGEEIVSDYASMELTLRRHPLALLRPTLARMNLRSAMELDNYPTGRLVRTTGIVTCRQRPGTASGAVFVTLEDETGIINVVVWNLLVLKQRRELLNSRLLTVYGVWQSEGEVKHLIAKRLVDHSHLLGGLRVESRDFH is encoded by the coding sequence CTGTTCTTTTTTTTCTTATTTTTTTATGGCGCTTCGCAACTGATCCAGGATGCGCAACGGCATGGCGTTCAAATCAAGCCGGTGGACATAACCATCAGCGGGTGGGATTGCACGCTTGAAGAACAGATGACCAAGACTTCTCGACCCGCCCCACCCAATGTGCGGCTGGGCTTGAGCAGGGTGAAAGGAATCGGCCTGAAAGCCGCCACGCGTATCGTTGAGGCAAGAAAAACCGCTTCTTTTGAAAGCACGGCCGATCTGGCGAACCGCGCCTCTCTGAATGCTACTGAAATACGCGCCCTCGCCAGCGCGGATGCATTATGCGCCTTGGCAGGCCACCGGCGCGAAGCCCTATGGGCGGCCGCCTCCCATATCAGGCAATCAGATCTGATGCGAGAGGCTCCGGTAAAGGAGACATTGCCTACCATTGCTGCTGCGCCTGAAGGAGAGGAAATTGTTTCGGATTACGCCAGCATGGAACTCACCCTGCGCAGGCATCCGCTTGCCTTGCTGCGGCCGACACTGGCCAGAATGAATTTGCGCTCGGCAATGGAGCTGGATAATTACCCGACCGGGCGCCTGGTGCGGACGACCGGTATCGTGACCTGCCGGCAACGCCCCGGAACTGCCAGCGGCGCCGTATTCGTGACGCTGGAAGACGAGACCGGGATAATAAATGTGGTGGTATGGAACCTGCTCGTCCTGAAACAACGCCGCGAACTATTGAACTCGAGGCTTTTGACGGTATACGGCGTCTGGCAAAGCGAAGGGGAAGTCAAACATCTGATCGCCAAGCGGCTGGTGGACCATAGTCATTTGCTGGGTGGCCTCAGGGTGGAAAGTCGGGATTTTCATTAA
- a CDS encoding sodium-dependent bicarbonate transport family permease → MSISSLLVPAILFFALGMFACIIKSDLKFPPDMHKMIVIYLLIGIGLHGGKALATSNMGDALPAVWAALAFGIGLPIIAYIILRAVGKIDPLNAAAISAHYGSVSAGTYMTAVAFLAGIGVTYEAYPVIMLAIMESPAIMIGLVLAGYSRKILGGAAKADKGMYKHLILEAFTNGSILLLFGSMAIGAAVSDTSYKKIEPFFETIFMGALCIFLCDMGMEAGKRLSEFKQVGLFLVGFGVVMPLIGAFFGLLLGHYYLGYSVGGVTLVTVLAASCSYIAVPPAMRLAIPEANPSFYLTLSLGCTFPFNVVIGIPLYYAAAQYLAGQ, encoded by the coding sequence ATGTCAATCTCCAGTCTTCTCGTACCAGCGATACTTTTTTTTGCCCTCGGTATGTTCGCGTGCATCATCAAATCGGATCTGAAATTTCCGCCCGACATGCACAAGATGATCGTGATCTATCTGCTGATCGGTATTGGCCTGCATGGCGGCAAGGCGCTTGCCACTTCAAATATGGGTGATGCCCTTCCCGCGGTGTGGGCGGCACTCGCGTTTGGTATTGGACTGCCTATAATTGCCTACATTATTTTGCGAGCCGTTGGAAAGATCGATCCGCTCAACGCTGCGGCCATCTCGGCGCATTACGGTTCCGTGAGCGCGGGTACCTACATGACGGCAGTGGCGTTCCTGGCCGGCATAGGCGTGACCTATGAGGCCTATCCCGTGATCATGCTGGCGATCATGGAATCACCCGCGATCATGATCGGCCTGGTGCTCGCCGGTTACTCTCGCAAGATTTTGGGAGGGGCGGCAAAGGCGGACAAAGGGATGTACAAGCATCTGATTCTCGAGGCTTTTACGAATGGCAGCATTCTGCTGCTATTTGGATCCATGGCGATCGGTGCTGCGGTTTCCGATACCAGCTACAAGAAAATTGAACCGTTCTTTGAAACCATTTTCATGGGTGCGCTATGTATATTTCTGTGCGACATGGGGATGGAAGCCGGAAAAAGATTGTCGGAATTCAAGCAGGTGGGACTCTTCCTGGTTGGGTTCGGGGTAGTAATGCCCCTGATAGGAGCGTTTTTCGGGCTGCTGTTGGGTCATTACTACCTTGGATACTCGGTAGGTGGCGTCACCCTGGTAACGGTGCTTGCGGCAAGCTGTTCATATATTGCGGTGCCACCGGCGATGCGCCTTGCAATACCGGAGGCTAACCCGTCGTTTTACCTGACTCTATCGCTTGGATGTACTTTTCCGTTCAATGTGGTGATTGGCATCCCGCTCTACTATGCGGCTGCCCAGTATCTGGCCGGGCAGTAA
- a CDS encoding P-II family nitrogen regulator, giving the protein MIMRPDTLISMKRIDIVIDEEALDDLLELCRAAGVRGYTVIKQAGGLGSRGERRPDDYALEEKNAVVILACEEKQAERIIMSLRPKLKDFGGMCLLSDCQWVIGPAVSY; this is encoded by the coding sequence ATGATTATGAGACCTGATACGTTAATCTCAATGAAGCGGATAGACATTGTAATAGATGAAGAGGCGCTAGACGATTTGCTGGAGCTCTGCCGGGCAGCCGGGGTGCGTGGCTACACAGTTATCAAGCAGGCGGGCGGACTCGGGTCGCGTGGTGAGCGGCGCCCCGACGATTATGCCTTGGAAGAAAAGAACGCTGTAGTGATTCTAGCCTGCGAGGAAAAGCAGGCGGAGAGAATTATTATGTCGCTTCGACCCAAATTGAAAGATTTCGGCGGAATGTGCCTGCTTTCCGATTGCCAGTGGGTCATAGGACCCGCGGTCTCATATTGA
- a CDS encoding error-prone DNA polymerase — protein sequence MALTSFRSPSLQYLSGMDSPIPAYVELHCCSSFSFLQGASFPEELVERAATLGYTALAITDECSMAGIVKAHAEAKKAGLHLLIGSQFILEDGLRLVCLAMNRNGYGNLCELITLARQRAGKGTYRISREDFESCHDAPHLALLQDCLVLLIPRPAQENGALIHDMRWVLSLFPGRCWTAVELLLHADENLLFERVRQAAKITGMPLVAAGDVTMHDPSHKPLQDTMTAIRLGKPLCECGYALQPNAEQHLRTRSQLSRLYPPELLHETIAVAKRCIFSLDELRYEYPEELTGTDARADETYAYYLRRMVGEGMTRRFPNGASVKVKDQIEQELQLIAELGYEPYFLTVFDIVRFARSKGILCQGRGSAANSAVCYCLGITEIDPERGNLLFERFISRERNEPPDIDVDFEHHRREEVIQYIYRKYGRDRAAIAATVITYRTRSAIQDIGKALGLDIERIKRLSNSLAWWDKASDIRNRLIENGFDPDSPVIRKLMQLIPVLYGFPRHLSQHVGGFVISRDKLCRIVPIENAAMPDRRIIQWDKDDLAAVGLMKIDVLALGMLSAIRRTLDLVSARRGIPFQMQDIPKEDKKTYDMICKADTIGVFQIESRAQMSMLPRLKPRKFYDLVIEVAIVRPGPIQGGMVHPYLRRRQGLEDVDYPGDEIKTALERTLGVPIFQEQVMQIAMLAAGFSPGEADQLRRSMAAWKRKGGLGSFHARLINGMVDRGYDQEFAERIFRQIEGFGEYGFPESHAASFALLVYVSSWLKCHEPAAFLCAMLNSLPMGFYGASQLIQDAQRHGVQIRPVDITISGWDCTLEEQMTKTSRPAPPNVRLGLSRVKGIGLKAATRIVEARKTASFESTADLANRASLNATEIRALASADALCALAGHRREALWAAASHIRQSDLMREAPVKETLPTIAAAPEGEEIVSDYASMELTLRRHPLALLRPTLARMNLRSAMELDNYPTGRLVRTTGIVTCRQRPGTASGVVFVTLEDETGIINVVVWNLLVLKQRRELLNSRLLTVYGVWRSEGEVKHLIAKRLVDHSHLLGSLRVESRDFH from the coding sequence ATGGCTCTGACTTCATTCCGGAGCCCCTCTCTCCAATATTTATCTGGCATGGACTCCCCGATTCCTGCCTACGTTGAACTGCATTGCTGTTCCAGCTTCAGCTTCCTGCAGGGCGCTTCCTTTCCGGAGGAACTGGTTGAACGCGCAGCGACCTTAGGCTATACCGCACTGGCCATTACGGATGAATGTTCCATGGCCGGTATCGTAAAAGCGCATGCGGAGGCGAAGAAAGCCGGTCTGCATCTTTTGATCGGCAGCCAGTTCATCCTGGAAGATGGATTACGGCTCGTCTGCCTCGCGATGAACCGGAATGGCTACGGCAACCTGTGCGAATTGATAACACTGGCAAGGCAGCGTGCCGGGAAAGGGACTTACCGTATAAGCCGCGAGGATTTTGAAAGCTGTCACGACGCGCCGCATCTGGCTCTCCTGCAGGATTGCCTGGTCTTATTAATCCCTCGTCCGGCTCAGGAGAATGGCGCCCTCATACATGACATGCGCTGGGTACTGTCGCTATTTCCAGGGCGTTGCTGGACTGCTGTCGAATTATTGCTGCACGCAGACGAAAATCTGTTGTTTGAGAGAGTCCGGCAAGCTGCAAAAATTACGGGAATGCCGCTTGTGGCGGCCGGCGATGTCACCATGCATGACCCTTCCCATAAGCCCCTGCAAGATACGATGACCGCCATCCGTCTGGGCAAGCCGCTGTGCGAATGCGGTTATGCATTGCAGCCCAATGCCGAGCAGCACTTGCGCACCCGTTCGCAGTTGAGCCGACTCTACCCGCCGGAACTTCTGCATGAGACCATTGCAGTGGCAAAACGCTGCATTTTTTCGCTGGATGAGCTGCGCTATGAATATCCCGAGGAATTGACCGGAACGGATGCCAGGGCGGATGAAACTTATGCGTATTATTTGCGGCGCATGGTCGGGGAGGGCATGACAAGACGTTTTCCCAACGGCGCTTCGGTCAAGGTCAAGGATCAGATCGAGCAGGAGTTGCAGCTGATCGCCGAGCTTGGGTATGAACCCTATTTTCTGACAGTGTTCGATATTGTCAGGTTCGCCCGGTCGAAAGGCATTCTTTGCCAGGGGCGGGGCTCGGCAGCCAATTCCGCGGTCTGCTATTGCCTGGGTATTACCGAAATCGACCCGGAGCGCGGCAATTTGCTGTTCGAGCGGTTTATCTCCAGGGAACGCAACGAGCCGCCCGATATCGATGTCGACTTCGAGCACCACCGCCGGGAAGAAGTTATCCAGTATATCTACCGGAAATATGGCCGGGATCGTGCCGCCATCGCGGCCACGGTCATCACCTATCGCACCCGTTCTGCAATTCAGGATATCGGCAAGGCGCTGGGACTCGATATTGAACGCATCAAACGCCTCTCCAATTCTTTGGCCTGGTGGGATAAAGCCTCGGACATTCGCAATCGACTGATCGAAAATGGCTTCGATCCCGACAGTCCGGTTATCCGGAAGCTGATGCAATTGATCCCAGTCTTATATGGATTTCCGCGTCATTTGTCCCAGCATGTAGGCGGCTTCGTCATCTCGCGCGACAAACTGTGCCGCATCGTGCCCATCGAAAACGCCGCCATGCCGGACCGCCGCATCATCCAGTGGGACAAGGACGACCTTGCAGCGGTGGGGCTGATGAAAATTGATGTGCTGGCGCTGGGCATGCTATCGGCGATCCGCCGCACGCTCGACCTGGTTTCCGCCCGGCGCGGCATTCCATTCCAAATGCAGGATATCCCGAAGGAGGATAAAAAGACCTACGACATGATCTGCAAAGCCGACACCATCGGCGTCTTCCAGATCGAATCGCGCGCGCAGATGTCGATGCTGCCGCGCCTGAAACCCCGAAAATTTTACGATCTGGTCATAGAAGTTGCCATCGTCCGCCCGGGGCCGATCCAGGGTGGCATGGTGCATCCTTATCTGCGCCGCAGACAAGGACTGGAAGACGTGGACTATCCAGGCGATGAAATCAAAACCGCTTTGGAGCGAACGCTCGGCGTCCCCATCTTCCAGGAACAGGTCATGCAAATAGCCATGCTTGCCGCCGGCTTCAGCCCAGGTGAAGCAGACCAGCTACGGCGCTCCATGGCCGCCTGGAAAAGAAAAGGCGGACTCGGCTCTTTTCATGCGCGCTTGATCAACGGCATGGTCGACCGGGGTTATGACCAGGAGTTTGCCGAGCGAATCTTCCGGCAAATCGAGGGTTTCGGCGAATACGGATTTCCGGAATCCCACGCCGCCAGCTTTGCGCTGCTGGTTTACGTATCGTCCTGGCTTAAATGCCACGAGCCCGCCGCATTCCTGTGTGCAATGCTCAACAGCTTGCCGATGGGGTTTTATGGCGCTTCGCAACTGATCCAGGATGCGCAACGGCATGGCGTTCAAATCAGGCCGGTGGACATAACCATCAGCGGGTGGGATTGCACGCTTGAAGAACAGATGACCAAGACTTCTCGACCCGCCCCACCCAATGTGCGGCTGGGCTTGAGCAGGGTGAAAGGAATCGGCCTGAAAGCCGCCACGCGTATCGTTGAGGCAAGAAAAACCGCTTCTTTTGAAAGCACGGCCGATCTGGCGAACCGCGCTTCTCTGAATGCTACTGAAATACGCGCCCTCGCCAGCGCGGATGCATTATGCGCCTTGGCAGGCCACCGGCGCGAAGCCCTATGGGCGGCCGCCTCCCATATCAGGCAATCAGATTTGATGCGAGAGGCTCCGGTAAAGGAGACATTGCCTACCATTGCTGCTGCGCCTGAAGGAGAGGAAATTGTTTCGGATTACGCCAGCATGGAACTCACCCTGCGCAGGCATCCGCTTGCCTTGCTGCGGCCGACACTGGCCAGAATGAATTTGCGCTCGGCAATGGAGCTGGATAATTACCCGACCGGGCGCCTGGTGCGGACGACCGGTATCGTGACCTGCCGGCAACGCCCCGGAACTGCCAGCGGCGTCGTATTCGTGACGCTGGAAGACGAGACCGGGATAATAAATGTGGTGGTATGGAACCTGCTCGTCCTGAAACAACGCCGCGAACTATTGAACTCGAGGCTTTTGACGGTATACGGCGTCTGGCGGAGCGAAGGGGAAGTCAAACATCTGATCGCCAAGCGGCTGGTGGACCATAGTCATTTGCTGGGTAGCCTCAGGGTGGAGAGCCGGGATTTTCATTAG